The Streptomyces sp. ALI-76-A nucleotide sequence CGTCACCCCGCTGCTCGCCGCCCTCCTCGTCTTCTTCCTGCATCCGCAGGTGGAGCGCATCCAGGTCGCGGTGAACGTCTTCGACGCGGCCGGCCTCGGCCTGTTCTGCGTCGCCGGCACCACGAAGGCGTACGAGTACGGGCTCGGCCTCACCCCGTCGGCGGCCCTGGGCCTGGCCACCGCGGTCGGCGGCGGCGTGCTGCGGGACGTCCTCGCCAACGAGGTGCCCTCGCTGCTGCGCTGGGACCGCGACCTGTACGCGGTCCCGGCGATCGTCGGCGCCACGATGGTCGCGCTGTGCCTCCGCTACGACGCCCTCACCCCGCTCACCAGCGCGCTCGCGGTCGTCACCGCCTTCGTGCTGCGGCTGCTCGCGATGCGGTTCCACTGGCGGGCGCCGCGCGCGTGGAACCGGCGGTCGACGGTGCGGGAGGAGCGGTGACGCGGAGGCCGTCATCCGCCCGTAACGATGAAAGCTACCGCTTAGTAATTGCCTGTTGTACCGTGCAGGCATGCCAGAAGCAGCTACCGCGCGCGCCGTCATCGGCGACAGCGAGTTCGACCGGGACACCGCGCTGATCCGCCGCGAACCCGGGGTCTACGACATCGACCTCTCCGCCGGCTGGACGATCCTGGGCGCCGTCAACGGCGGCTATCTGCTGGCCGTCCTGGGCCGCGCCCTCGCCCATGCCCTGCCGCACGCCGACCCGTTCACCATCTCGGCGCACTACCTGACCGCGTCCCGGCCGGGCCCGGCGGTGGTGCGCACGGGCGTCGTCCGCACCGGCCGCACCCTGTCGACCGGCCAGGCATCGCTCTTCCAGTACGACGACGAGGGCCGCGAGGTGGAACGCATCCGCGTGCTCGCGTCCTACGGCGACCTGGACGCCCTCCCCGACGACGTCCGCACGACGGCCCGGCCGCCCGCGCTCCCGCCCCTGGAGCAGTGCTTCGGCGCGGAGGACGGTCCCGCGCCCGTGGAGGGCGGTTCCGCCATCACCGAACGGCTGCTGCTCAAGGTCGACCCGTCCACCCTGGGCTGGGCGCTCGGGGCGCCGTCCGGCAAGGGGGAGATGCGGGCCTGGTTCGGGCTCGCCGACGGCCGTGACGCCGATCCCCTCGCGCTGCTGCTGGCGGTCGACGCGCTGCCGCCGACCGCCTTCGAGATCGGCCTGTCCGGCTGGGTGCCCACGGTCGAGCTGACGGTCCACGTCCGTGCCCGCCCGGCGCCGGGCCCGCTGCGGGTGTCGATCACCACGCGCAACCTGGCCGGCGGCTTCCTGGAGGAGGACGCCGAGGTGTGGGACAGCGCGGACCGGCTGGTCGCGCAGTCGCGGCAGCTGGCCCGGGTCAGGCTGTGAGGGGCTTCCGCCCCGGGCGGGCCGCCGGCCCGCGGTAGACGTCGGCCCTTTCGGGGCCGGCGGGGCGGGGGCGTCCAGGAGGCACCGGGTGGTGGGCAGCACCGCGCCGCCCGGTTCTCGGGCGTCCCGCTCGTGTCGTCGTGTACGCCTGCGTCGTTCCCGCGCCTTGCGCGCCGGTGTTCCCCGCTCCCGGGCGTCCCGCGCGGTGGCTTCCGCTCCGGGCGTCCCGCCCCAGTGCTCTCCGCGCTGGTGGCTTCCGCGCCGGGTCGTCCCGCGCCGATGTCCCCGCTCCGGGCGTCCCGCGGCGGCGCTTTCCGCGCCGGGTGGCTTCCGCTCCGGGGTGTTTCGCGCCGGTCAGTCCAGCCAGTGCCGGCGGCCGATGCCGATGAGCCGCAGCCGGCGTTCCGCCACCCGCGTGACGCGCTCGCGCTCCTCCTCCGGGGCCTCCAGCGTCTCCAGGAACAGCGAGGCGGTGCTCAGCATCTGGTCGACGTAGAGAGTGGCGAGCATCAGGAGATCGTCGTCGTTCCAGCCGGCGGACTCCGGGTCCTTGGCCAGCTCGTCCCGCACCTCCCGGCCGAAGCGGGCCAGTTGGTCGTGTATCGCCTCCCGCACGGGCTGGACTCCGCCGTGCCGCTCCCGGGCGATGAAGCGGACGTGCGCGGGGTACGCGTCCACGTGGCCGGCGATCAACTCGATGGCGCGCCTGATGCGCTGGTCACCGTCGCCGTCCGTGGACACCGTCGTCCGGACCATCGGATGCAGGCTGCCCAGCGCCTCCTCGACCAGGGCCACGCCGAGATCCGCGGTGGAGCGGAAGTGCCGGTAGAAGGCGGTCGGGGCGACGCCGACGGCGCGGGTGACCTCGCGCAGGCCAAGACTGCTCAGGCTCTGGTCCTCCAGCAGAGCGAGCGCGGCGTCCAGGAGCGCCTGCCGGGTCTTCTGTTTCTGGGCCTGCCGGATGCCGAGCGTGTGACTCATGCCATGCAGTTAACAACTGTTCTCCGGAATTGGAAAGTCATGAGGCACGCTAGACTGGGAAGTCAGTGAACAACTGTAACTACAAGCGTTCACCGAAACGTCACGGAGGGGATACCGCCATGCTGTTCCTGGTCGCCGCACTCCTGCTGCTCGGCGTGGTCATGGGCACCGTCGCCCACGCGCCGTTGAGCTTCACCCTGGTCGCCGCCGTCGTCATCGCCGCCTGGCTCGGCGTCTTCGCGGTCCGCGAGCGCCGGCGTGGCCCGTCCGCGCACTGATCGCCGACCCCGCACGTCCGCGCACTGCCCCGCCCGTGGACGCACTGACCCGGCCCCCGATCCGGCCGACCCGACCTCAAGGAGCTGACCCGTCATGCACCTCACCGCACCGGCCACCACGCGCCGCACCGGCTTCCGCGACGCCGACGGCATGGCTGTCGCGTCCTTCGTCCTCGGCCTCCTCGGTCTGCTGGTCCTCAACGTCCTCCTCGGCCCGATCGCCATCGCCCTGGCGGGAGCGGCCCTCTGGCGCGGCACCACCCGCAGGGGCCGCGCGTACCTGGGCCTGGGCCTGGGCGTCGCCGACCTCGTGGTCCTGGTGACCTTCATGCAGCTGGACAACACCGTGTCCTGGAGCTTCTGAGCGGTGCCGCCGTTCACCGCCGAGGCCGACCGTGCCCCGAGGCCGCGCACCGGGGCCCCGTAGAATCGGGGCCACCATGGCATACCTCGACCACGCCGCGACCACCCCGATGCTCCCCGAGGCAGTCGAGGCACTCACCGCGCACCTGGGCATCACCGGCAACGCCTCCTCCCTCCACGCGTCCGGCCGCCGCGCGCGGCGCACCGTCGAGGAGGCCCGGGAGACCCTCGCGGAGGCGCTCGGCGCCCGCCCCAGCGAGATCGTCTTCACCTCCGGCGGCACCGAGGCGGACAACCTCGCCGTCAAGGGCCTGTACTGGTCCCGCCGCGACACCGACCCGGCCCGCACCCGGGTCCTCGCCAGCCCCGTCGAGCACCACGCCGTCCTGGACGCCGTCCACTGGCTCGGCGAACACGAGGGCGCCACGATCGAGTACCTCCCGGTCGACCGGCACGGCCGAGTCCATCCCGACGCGCTGCGCGACGCCATCGCCCGCGATCCCGACGACGTGGCCCTCGTCACCGTCATGTGGGCGAACAACGAGATCGGCACGGTGCTGCCGATCCGCGAACTCGCCGCCACGGCTGCCGAGTTCGGCATCCCCCTGCACGCCGACGCCGTCCAGGCCGTCGGCCAGGTCCCCGTCGACTTCGCCGGCTCCGGCCTCGCCGCGATGACGGTCTCCGGCCACAAGATCGGCGGCCCGTACGGCATCGGCGCCCTGGTCCTGGGCCGCGAGCACACCCCCGTACCCGTCCTGCACGGCGGTGGTCAGGAGCGGCACGTCCGCTCCGGCACCCTCGACGTGCCCGCCGTCGCGTCCTTCGCGGTGGCCGGCCGGCTCGCCGCCGAGCAGCGCGCGTGGTTCGCCCGCGAGATCGGCGCCCTGCGCGACAGCCTGGTCGAGGCGGTCCGTACGGCGGTCCCGGACGCGATCCTGGGCGGCGACCCCGAGAACCGCCTCCCGGCCAACGCCCACTTCACCTTCCCGGGCTGCGAGGGCGACTCCCTGCTGCTCCTCCTGGACGCCCAGGGCATCGAGTGCTCCACCGGTTCCGCCTGCACCGCGGGCGTCGCCCAACCCAGCCATGTCCTGCTCGCCACCGGCACCGACCCCGACCTGGCCCGCGGCACCCTGCGCTTCTCCCTCGGCCACACCTCCACCGAGGCCGATGTCGAGGCGGTCGCCAAGGCGATCGGACCGGCGGTGGAACGGGCGCGGGCGGCGGGCCTGACATAGCGGCGCGCCGGCGCCACGCCGGGCGGTTCGCGCTACGCCGGGACGGTCGCGCTACGCCGGGGCGGTCCGGCGCGGGGTCGGGGCGGTCCGCGCCTCCCGCACCAGCCGCAGGTACCGGTCCCAGTCCCAGTGCGGGCCCGGGTCGGTGTGGTCCGTCCCGGGCACCTCCACATGGCCGATGATGTGCTCGCGGTCGACCGGAATGTCGTAGCGCGCGCATATCCGGGCCGCGAGGCGGGCCGACGACGCGTACATGGCGTCCGTGAAGTCCTGCGGACGGTCCACGAAGCCCTCGTGCTCGATACCGACACTGCGTTCGTTGTAGTCGCGGTTGCCCGCGTGGTACGCCACGTCCAGCTCCCGGATCATCTGCGCGACGTGACCGTCCTTGCCGACGATGTAGTGCGCGGCCGCGCCGTGCCCCGGGTCCTGGAACACCTTCACCGCGCTGTCGAAGCTGCCCTGGGTGACATGGACGATCACCATGTCTATCCCGAAGTCGTCCGGCCGGTCCGCGCGCCGCCAGTTCGCGTCGGACGCGGCCACCCAGCGCGCGCCGGTGTAGTCGACCGCCCCCTCCTCGCGCGGCTTCTCCACGCCGGGCGCGCGCCACCACAGCCGCGCCAGCTCGTCACGGGCCAGCACGGCCGTGCCCGCCGCGGCCGCCGTGCCCCCGATCAGCAGGGCACGCCGGCCGATGCGCCGGTCCGTGTCCGTACCGGCCTTGTTCTTGCCTGCTCGCGTCGCGCCCATGTGACCGTGAACGGATACTCGTGGGCTCCGGTTCCCGAGCCCCCTTACTCTTGAAGGGTTATGACTGACACCACGCAGCCCACCCGTCCTCTTCGTGTCCTCGCCGCCATGTCGGGCGGAGTCGACTCCGCCGTCGCCGCCGCCCGCGCGGCCGAGGCGGGGCACGACGTGACCGGCGTCCACCTCGCCCTCTCGGCGAACCCGCAGTCGTTCCGCACGGGCGCGCGTGGCTGCTGCACCATCGAGGACTCCCGCGACGCCCGCCGCGCCGCCGACGTCATCGGCATCCCGTTCTACGTGTGGGACCTCGCCGACCGCTTCCGCGAGGACGTCGTCGAGGACTTCGTCGCCGAGTACGAGGCCGGCCGCACCCCGAACCCCTGCCTGCGGTGCAACGAGAAGATCAAGTTCGCCGCCCTGCTCGACAAGGCGCTCGCCCTCGGCTTCGACGCGGTCTGCACCGGCCACTACGCCCAGGTGATCGTGCGGGACGACGGCACCCGCGAGCTGCACCGCGCCTCCGACATGGCGAAGGACCAGTCGTACGTCCTCGGGGTCCTGGACGACCGGCAGCTCGCCCACGCGATGTTCCCGCTCGGCGACACGGTCACCACCAAGGACGAGATCCGCGCGGAGGCCGAGCGCCGCGGCCTCGCCGTCGCCAAGAAGCCCGACTCGCACGACATCTGCTTCATCGCCGACGGCGACACCCAGGGCTTCCTCGCCGCCCGCCTCGGCAGGGCGGAGGGCGACATCGTCGACGAGTCGGGAGCCAGGCTCGGGACGCACGAGGGCGCGTACGGCTTCACCATCGGCCAGCGCAAGGGCCTGCGGATCGGCACCCCGGCCCCCGACGGCAAGCCGCGCTACGTCCTCGACATCTCGCCGGTGGACAACAGGGTCACGGTGGGCCCGGCCGCCGCCCTCGACGTGACGGGGCTGACGGCCCTCAAGCCGCGCTGGTGCGGAGCCGCCCCGTCCGGCCCCGGCACCTACACGGCCCAGCTCCGCGCCCACGGCGGCGAGACGGCCGTCACCGCCGAACTCGTCGACGGCACCCTGGAGGTGACGTTCACCGAGCCGGTCCGCGGCGTGGCGCCCGGCCAGGCGATCGTCCTCTACGACGGCACGCGCGTGGTCGGCTCGGCGACGATCGCCTCCACCACGCGCGCGACGGCCCCCGTCTCCTGAACCGACGGTGCGCGGGGCGCGCCCCATCGGCACGCGCGCGTGCCGGCCGGTCTCACCCCGGGAGGGTCGGTCACCCCGCGAAGAACTCCGCCAGCACCGGTGCCAGCGCCTGCGGATCCACCATGTGGGTCTGCCCCTCCAGGGTCCGCGAGGCGCCCTCGTGTGCCGCCTCCGCGACC carries:
- a CDS encoding cysteine desulfurase family protein, which produces MAYLDHAATTPMLPEAVEALTAHLGITGNASSLHASGRRARRTVEEARETLAEALGARPSEIVFTSGGTEADNLAVKGLYWSRRDTDPARTRVLASPVEHHAVLDAVHWLGEHEGATIEYLPVDRHGRVHPDALRDAIARDPDDVALVTVMWANNEIGTVLPIRELAATAAEFGIPLHADAVQAVGQVPVDFAGSGLAAMTVSGHKIGGPYGIGALVLGREHTPVPVLHGGGQERHVRSGTLDVPAVASFAVAGRLAAEQRAWFAREIGALRDSLVEAVRTAVPDAILGGDPENRLPANAHFTFPGCEGDSLLLLLDAQGIECSTGSACTAGVAQPSHVLLATGTDPDLARGTLRFSLGHTSTEADVEAVAKAIGPAVERARAAGLT
- a CDS encoding thioesterase family protein, whose protein sequence is MPEAATARAVIGDSEFDRDTALIRREPGVYDIDLSAGWTILGAVNGGYLLAVLGRALAHALPHADPFTISAHYLTASRPGPAVVRTGVVRTGRTLSTGQASLFQYDDEGREVERIRVLASYGDLDALPDDVRTTARPPALPPLEQCFGAEDGPAPVEGGSAITERLLLKVDPSTLGWALGAPSGKGEMRAWFGLADGRDADPLALLLAVDALPPTAFEIGLSGWVPTVELTVHVRARPAPGPLRVSITTRNLAGGFLEEDAEVWDSADRLVAQSRQLARVRL
- the mnmA gene encoding tRNA 2-thiouridine(34) synthase MnmA — its product is MTDTTQPTRPLRVLAAMSGGVDSAVAAARAAEAGHDVTGVHLALSANPQSFRTGARGCCTIEDSRDARRAADVIGIPFYVWDLADRFREDVVEDFVAEYEAGRTPNPCLRCNEKIKFAALLDKALALGFDAVCTGHYAQVIVRDDGTRELHRASDMAKDQSYVLGVLDDRQLAHAMFPLGDTVTTKDEIRAEAERRGLAVAKKPDSHDICFIADGDTQGFLAARLGRAEGDIVDESGARLGTHEGAYGFTIGQRKGLRIGTPAPDGKPRYVLDISPVDNRVTVGPAAALDVTGLTALKPRWCGAAPSGPGTYTAQLRAHGGETAVTAELVDGTLEVTFTEPVRGVAPGQAIVLYDGTRVVGSATIASTTRATAPVS
- a CDS encoding DUF4190 domain-containing protein, coding for MHLTAPATTRRTGFRDADGMAVASFVLGLLGLLVLNVLLGPIAIALAGAALWRGTTRRGRAYLGLGLGVADLVVLVTFMQLDNTVSWSF
- a CDS encoding trimeric intracellular cation channel family protein, which gives rise to MLLQLFTPSVQHTLDLVGIFVFAISGALLAVRKNFDVFGIAVLAEVTALGGGLLRDLIIGAVPPAAFTDLGYFVTPLLAALLVFFLHPQVERIQVAVNVFDAAGLGLFCVAGTTKAYEYGLGLTPSAALGLATAVGGGVLRDVLANEVPSLLRWDRDLYAVPAIVGATMVALCLRYDALTPLTSALAVVTAFVLRLLAMRFHWRAPRAWNRRSTVREER
- a CDS encoding TetR family transcriptional regulator; amino-acid sequence: MSHTLGIRQAQKQKTRQALLDAALALLEDQSLSSLGLREVTRAVGVAPTAFYRHFRSTADLGVALVEEALGSLHPMVRTTVSTDGDGDQRIRRAIELIAGHVDAYPAHVRFIARERHGGVQPVREAIHDQLARFGREVRDELAKDPESAGWNDDDLLMLATLYVDQMLSTASLFLETLEAPEEERERVTRVAERRLRLIGIGRRHWLD
- a CDS encoding N-acetylmuramoyl-L-alanine amidase; translated protein: MGATRAGKNKAGTDTDRRIGRRALLIGGTAAAAGTAVLARDELARLWWRAPGVEKPREEGAVDYTGARWVAASDANWRRADRPDDFGIDMVIVHVTQGSFDSAVKVFQDPGHGAAAHYIVGKDGHVAQMIRELDVAYHAGNRDYNERSVGIEHEGFVDRPQDFTDAMYASSARLAARICARYDIPVDREHIIGHVEVPGTDHTDPGPHWDWDRYLRLVREARTAPTPRRTAPA